The nucleotide window GACAGTAGAAAGGTCAGCGTACAGGCGATCAGAGTCAGTCCAATTTTTTTGCTCCAGTATACTACTGTTATAGAGCACTTCATGAGTCTCCCCCTCTTCGAGTGGAGTCCTGCGTATGAAGGGCGGTTGGTCGTTTTTTGCGACGTGTGGAAGGCAACATGGACACCGAATGGGAGAAATCTCCCCGAATGAATGGGGACACGGGCGACAGATAGGACACACCATAACATTCCAGAGAAACCAGATGCACAATTAGCGCGAATAGCCCAATCATGAACCCGTATAATCCGAGAACAGAAGAGGCCAGAAGCATATAGATTCGAATCTGGGAGGTAACGCCACTTAGAACGGAGTTCACCAGGATGTAGCTGGAGATCACGGAGATCGCAACAGTCACAATAATGGTCGGAGATGTAATACCTGCGCGGATGGCAGCGTCCCCGATAATTAGCCCCCCAACAACGCTGACCGTCTGGCCTAAAGCCCTGGGGAGCCTACGTCCCGCTTCGTTAAACAATTCGAACATGAAGATCATCAGAAAAGCTTCCAGCGTAACTGGCATAGGCAGACCGATTCGGGTGCCTGCGATGGTTGCCAAGAGAGGCAGGGGAATCTGTTCCACATTGAAGCTGGTTAATCCAATATAGAAGGCCGGAAAAAAACAGGCAATAAACAATCCGGCGATTCGCAGAATACGTTCAAAGGTGACGATAAAGAAAGGGGTACTTTCATCCTCCGGTGACTTGAGTTGGTTAAATAAAGTGGTGGGTGCGATGGTAGCGATCGGAGACCCGTCAAACAAGACGGCAAAGCGTCCGTTAAGCAGAGAATCTACCACATAGTCCGGACGTTCCGTGCTGTCCGTTAGTGGGAAAATACTTTTCATTTCACCCATAATACTTCTCTCCATCAGAGACGTTCCGATCACGCCATCAATGTCGATCTGATCCAGATTTTTACGGGCTTCGCTCAGAATGTCGGGGTTAATGATGTCATCAATGTACAATAACGCAATAGACGTTTGGGTTCGTTTTCCTTTCACAAACTTTTCGTAACACATCGAGTCGGTCTTCATTCGTTTGCGGATCAGTGCGATATTGGTGCTGAGTTCTTCGGTGAACCCGTCACGGGGGCCTTTCACGGAGGTTTCGATCGCCGATTCTTCCGGTGAACGGCCCGGGATTGAGGCGATATCCATGCTGTAGGCGGCATCACCTTTACCGAAGAACAATATGAGTTGTCCGCTGAACAGGAGATGATTGATATTGGGTATATCTGTAATATCCTGAATTGGATTCAATGCGAGCCTTAGTTCAGAAGGCAAGGGGATATTGGCAGTTATCTCAGTTTGTTCAAGACGCGGTACGATGAACTTGTTGATCTGCTGAATGTCGGTCAGACCTTCGCAATATAACATGATAACAGGCACAATCGGATGATGATTACCAACGGAGTAGGATTGGACAACAACGTCGGCACAAGGCTGGAACATCTGCTGTAGTGAGATAAGCAGTGCTTCATGGGACTCTAGGTTAATCCGTGTGTGCTCCATGATGTTTCCTCCTCTGAGAGCGCGAACTGAACCAGGCAACAACCGTTGCGATGACACCAAGGCTGCCCAGATATAACACATTCAACGGGAAAATATAATGTACCAGCATTAATTCAAAAGTAATATCATCCATAGGATATAACATCATCATAATGAACAGGACTGTTAGTGCCCCGCAGGCAGCTTGTCTTCTAATGGCGGTTTTAATATTCCAAATCTCAACCACAATATACATGGCGAGGGAAATCCGTGTAAAAGAGCCTGCTAGCCACTGGTAGATGGAAAAAAAGTCAGTCTGTGCAATGTATTTGCCCAAGGAAGCAATTCTCCACTCCTCATAAGCCGGATAACGCATTTTGGCTGCTTCAAACGGATCAAATTCAACAATCGCCCCAATTAATGGACCCAGTGTTAATCCAATCATGATGAATGCAAGCAGCAGATACTGCCATAATCGAATACGAGAGCTCAGATGAGGCTGAATAAACCAGATGAACAGCAGTTCGAACATCCCGGCCAGACTATAGAGTGTACCTTCAAAAACGGGTGTCCATCCATGTTCAAGCACAGGTAACAATCGGCTGTAGTCCTTGTACTGTATATTTACAATGGCGACATAAAAGCCAAGCAGTACAACAACAGGTAACAACAATCCTGCTGTGAAAGCCAGTGATCGCATGCCTTTATAGGCGGTATATCCACATACCGCCATCAAGGCTATACTTGTCGCGATGACTGGCGTGTCAGGCAAATAATTTGTTTTGGCCCATGTGGTTGTATCAAACAAGGTGAAATAGATGACAGATAAAAAGAAGAGGCTGTTGCCAATACGGAAGAGCATTCCGATTGGTTTGCCCAGATGTGTGGTCAGCCAATTATTTAGCGTCTGGTGCTGAAGCTGTCGGGAGACATAAGCAAGCATGAGGGTGAACAGCAGAAAAGGACCTGCAGACACCAGAATCGATATCCATGCATCCCGCTTGGCCGTAGCCAGCAGGGCAGGGATAATCAACACGTGACTGATCAGGCCCATGGTTAGCATAATGAGCATTAAAGCTTGCAAAAATGAAGGTTTGGTAGGTTTCATGCTGAGGGGAACCTCTCTCTCCCTTATGGTCTGTTCTCAGCAGTGTTAACGTGATGAAGTCTTATCATACTGTTAGTAGAAATAACGAAACAAAGAAAATATTTCCATAAAGGATCACGCTTTTATCCCATTGACCAGCCTATGTTTCCTCCCGCTCATATTGGTGCCAAGTACACCGGCGATGATCAGTAATGCTCCGATAAAGTGATAGCCACTAACAGGTTCGTTCAGTATCCATGCACCCCCTACGATGGAGATGAGTGTGGACAGATTGCTGAATACACTCATTTGAGAAGCCTCCAGATGGGTCAGGGCATAGCTAGCGAGCAGGGTGGAGATCATGGTGGATAGGATCGCCAGATAAGCGAGTGCACCCAGATAGGATGCATCACCAAGTGGTTTGATGTAGTCCATCATGGAACCGCTGGACGCATGTCGGATCAGGGAAGCGGCGTTAAACACAATACAGCCAACCATCAGTGTGACCCATGTTAATTCCATCGGTTTATACTTCTGGGCTAATGGTCTCGCAAGCACACCATAACCTGCAAAACAAACTGTGGATAGCAGCAATAATGCAATGCCCTTCAGGTTACCCACTGACATGACACTTCCTTGCATCATGAAAATAAAAACCACTCCAGCGACAGACAGAAGCAGGAACAGCTTCTGCATCGTGGATGTGCGTTCCTTCAGGAAGACTGAAGCGAGAACGAGTGTGAATACAGGAGCCATAGCCTGAATAATACCGGCTTCCGATGAGTTGGAAGATACGAGTCCAAAGGCTTGAAAGGCAAAAAATAAAACGGGAGATAGCAGCCCCAGTGGAATAATTCGCCACAGATCACGAAGGCTCAGTCGTATTTTGATCCAGCCAAAAATGACAGGAATGCTGACAACGATCAGCGACAGGGCGAATCGGTGGGCAAGCACATCAATCGGATGTGCAACAGTGACGGTCATTTTAACAAATAGAAAAGATAGACCTATAATAGCCGCGTATAGAATAGCTGCGATATAAGCGTATCCCCTAGTGTGTGTTGTGTTCATGAATGCTCCTCCAATACAGTAGTCATAGCGTTTTATCTTTTATTATCTTGAAATATGTCAGGTTCGAGGCACATGCTGGCCTTATTCAATATACTGCCGGGTGCATCGTGCTACAATAGATAAAAGGTTGAACTGTATCGGTACAGTTGTTGGAGAGGGATGGGTGCATTGAGAAAATACGAAGTGATTGCCGAAGCATTAAAGCGGTGGATTCAGGAACAGATGCAGCAGCAGGATCGTCGCCAGTGGGCAGATAAGGGCATTCGACTGCCAGCAGTTCGAGTTGTAGCAGAACAATATCAATGCAGTGTAAGTACGGCGATTCGTGCATATGAGTGGCTGGAGCAGCGGCATTTGGTGTATGCCATACCTCAATCTGGCTATTATGCTGTACAGAACGGGACAGGTGCTCGGGACATGGACTGGCAGGGAGCATTGGACTTCGCTTCGGCTGCTCCCGATCCAAGGGTGTTCCCTTATGCAGACTTTCGTCATTGTGTGGATCAGGCGATGGAGAAGAAGCAGGCAGAGTTATTCATGTATGGAACGGATCAGGGATTACCTTCGCTTATTCTGCTGTTGCAGAAGCAGTTTGCGGATTATCAGGTGTTTGCGAGAACGGAGCAGTTCTTTATCACATCAGGTGTGCAACAGGCACTGGCTGTACTTGCATTGATGCCTTTTCCCAATGGAAAGAGAAAAGTATTGGTGGAACTACCGACCTATCACAATATGCCCTCCCTGCTGAGTGGGTTGAATGTGCCGATTGCCGGTGTGAGACGTGCCCTGGATGGACTGGACTGGGCCTCGCTTGAACGTCAGTTTGCTGAGGGAGATATCAAGTTTTTTTATGTCATGCCACGTTTTCACAATCCGATTGGCACTTCGTTAACGGTTGCTGAGAAGAAGAGACTAATCCGGCTAGCACAGCGGTACGATGTCTATCTGGTGGAGGACGATTATTTGGCCGATCTGGAGGACAACACGAAACAGGACCCGCTATGGTCTTATGATACGGAAGGTCGGGTCATCTATCTGAAGAGTTACTCCAAAATTTTGTTTCCAGGCTTACGCATTGGTGTAGCTGTTCTGCCCGCACCTTTAATCCAGTCCTTTGGTGCGTACAAAAAAATGATCGATATCGACACTTCCGTCCTGTCTCAAGCTGCTCTCGAAATCTATGTGCACAGCGGTATGTTTGCCCATCACAGGAAAGTGATCCGTAACCGGTATGCTACCCGGATGAACACGGTGCATGAGCAACTGGACTCATATCCAGATTTTGCTCCATTTATGGAGGCTCCTCGAACAGGAGGAGAGCATACCATATTGCCTTTGGCGGGTGATATGCCGCTTCGTGTTCTGGTGTCCCGGCTCAAAAAGCGCGGAGTCATCGTTGATACGACTGAACGGTATTATCCGGAGGGAACATATCAGGCGAATCAGGATCAGATGCTGCGCTTGAACATCTCCAATGTGCCGAAGCAGCGAATCGAAGAAGGAATACAGAAGATCCGGGAGGAAATTTTGAAACTTCAGATTAGGCAGAGATAACGTGAAGAATCGCAGTGTTGTCCGTAAATAACAAAAGGCGTCCACACAAGTTAATCACTTGTTGGACGCCTTTTCCATGAGTTGCTATCCATCAATCATACAGCTTGTACGCTACATGTGAATGAAATTAATCCGATTTATTCCTGAGCCATTGCCTTGAAGGAAGCTTCTGCGGCTTCCAAAGTAGCTTGAACATCCTCGTCTGTATGAGCCGTGGTCAGGAACCATGCTTCATATTTGGACGGAGCGAGGTTAATGCCACGGTCCAGCATGTGACGGAAGAAGGAAGCAAACAGCTCTCCATCCGTGTCTTGAGCATGATCGTAGTTCGTAACTGGGTGGTCACAGAAGTGGGTGGAGAATGCACCACGAATCCGGTTGATCGTTAGTGCAATGCCATGACGGTCAGCAGAAGCTTGCAGGCCTGCTGTCAGGTCGATAGCAAGACGTTCCATCTCTTCATATACACCCGCACTTTGCAGGACCTCCAGACAAGCGATACCAGCCGAGATGGATGCAGGATTACCAGCCATCGTTCCCGCCTGATAAGCCGGGCCGAGCGGAGCAACCTGCTCCATAACGTGTTTACGGCCGCCGTAAGCACCGATTGGCAGGCCGCCACCAATAATTTTACCAAGAGCCGTCAGATCCGGTTCAATCTCTGCATGATTATCGAGTCCGGCATACGTCTGAGTAGAACCGTAATGGAAACGGAAAGCCGTAATGACCTCGTCATAGATAACCAGTGAACCGTTAGCCCGTGTCATGGCACAGAGGCCTTCCAGGAAGCCAGGCTCCGGCATAACCATACCGAAGTTACCAACGATGGGTTCAACCATGACCGCGGCAACATCATCACCCCACCGCTCCAAAGCATCTTTCAGGGCTTCCAGGTCATTGTAAGGCACAGTAATGACTTCTTGTGCAATACTGGCTGGAACTCCCGCACTGTCGGGAATACCGAGCGTGGACGGGCCTGAACCGGCAGCTACAAGCACCAGATCGGAGTGACCATGGTAACATCCGGCGAATTTTACGATCTTGTTGCGTTTGGTGTAGGCACGAGCGACCCGAATTGTAGTCATAACCGCCTCTGTACCGGAGTTTACAAAACGAACTTTATCCATGGAAGGAATAGCTTCCTTCAGCATTTTGGCAAGCTTGATCTCAAGCTCTGTCGGGGTACCGTACAGCACGCCATTTGCTGCTGCTTCCGTAATTGCCTGTGTAATATGAGGGTGGGCATGTCCTGTAACAATCGGACCGTAAGCGGCCAGATAATCAATATAATGGTTGTCATCGACATCCCAGAAGTGAGCGCCTTGGGCTTTTTTCATAAATACAGGTGCACCGCCACCAACGGCTTTGAACGAGCGTGAAGGGCTGTTAACACCCCCAACAATATGTTCGAGTGCTTCTGCGTATAAAAGTTCGGAACGGGAACGTGATGTATTCATAAGATAACTTCCTTTCGTAATTCAAAATATAATAAAATAACAAGCTACAGAAAGATATGATGATTTTCTCATAAAGATATAGCCGGGCACAACGAGAGGGCAGCGTAATGGCTGCCCTCTGCATGTTTACATTACTGAGCCGGTTGCTCTGACTTTTGATCGTCACCACTGGCTGTTTTATCTTCGGTGCTGGTCGTACTATCATCCGTTGTAGCAGGTGGATGAATAATATCCTGAATATGCTGCTTCAGCTTCTCTTCATTTGTAACCGTCAATACTTGTGCTCCGCCTGCTGTACGTTCTTCTTTCAACAGGTTCATTGGCGGAATTTGCTCACTGCCATTCATGCTGCTTTGGTATCCAAGTCCACCGAGCTTCCACATATCAGAAAGCGTGAGATTCGTATCCACATACGGATTGACCTGTTCCAGAATGGCAGGCAGCTTGGCAATGGTAGTCGTTGACTGCATTTTCGCCGTTACAGCTTTCAGCAATTCACGCTGACGTTCGGAACGAGCAAAATCCGACATCGCATCATGACGGAAACGAACGTACATGAGCGCAGTCTCGCCATCCAGATGCTGATACCCTTTTTTGAGATCAATATCGTATTCATTATTGTCTGCTTTACTTGTATAGTGCATGTCCTTCTCCACATCAAAATCGACACCGCCAACGGCATCCACCAATTTGATGAATCCTTGGAAATCCGTATACACATAATACTGTACAGGAATGCCAAGCAGGTCACCGGCAGCTTGCATTGCTGCGTTAGGGCCATGGGTGATGGCTGTGTTGATCCGCTCCTTGCCATACCCGTCAATATCGACGTATGTGTCGCGCAGAATGGAGAACAGATTAATTTTTTTGGTAAGGGGGTCAAGCGATACGACCATCATGCTGTCGGAGCGGGGAACTTCGCCTTTTTTCAATCCACGTGCATCGACACCCATAACGAGAATATTTACCGTTTCTGTGCCTTCCCATTTTGGTGGGTCAGGAGTATTTACTTTCTCCACATTTTCGATACCTGCGAAGGGTGAATCGTCACCGTCCTTTGCCAAACCGTCCAACTGATTGAGAATAGAACCGAAATAGTATGCCGCTGCTCCTCCGATAATTAACACGAAGGCGGCAAGAGAAATCCAGATGGTTCTCTTCGTCTTTCTGGTCATGCTAGCTCTCCTTTGTATTTGAGATGAAATAAAAAACGAGTTCGGGTATTGCTGAATTTTGACTGATACCATTATAATTTCTTTTTGGGCTACAAGCAATTTCAACAAAATCCAAGTGAGGTATAATCATGCTGGCGATTGATGTCAAAGATTTGCGCAAGTCGTTTAGCGTCCAGAAAAGCCGAGGTGGGCTGAAGGGCGCATTCCAAGACCTGTTTGCACGTCAATACCAGGAGGTATTGGCTGTAAATGATATTTCATTTCAGATTCCGCAAGGCGAAATATGCGGATATATTGGGGAGAACGGTGCCGGTAAATCAACAACAATTAAGATGTTGACCGGCATTTTGGTGCCTACTTCAGGGCAAATATCGGTTGGTGGATATGTTCCGTATCAGGAACGGGAGAAGTTTGTACAGAATATTGGTGTTGTTTTTGGTCAGCGCAGTCAATTGTGGTGGGATATTGGCGTTATTGAATCCTTCCATTTATTGCGCAAAGTATATCGTGTAGGAGAGGCTGATTTCCGCAAACGTCTGGATGAACTGGTTGAGCGGCTGCAGCTGCAGGACCTGTTAAGCCGTCCGGTACGTAAGCTCAGTCTCGGTCAGCGCATGCGCTGTGAGTTGGTGGCAGCCTTGTTGCATAACCCGAGTATTGTTTTCCTGGACGAGCCAACCATTGGCTTGGATATTGTCGTGAAGTCGGAGATTCGAGATTTCCTGAAAGACATGAACAAGGAGCATGGAACGACTATTTTGCTCACAACCCATGATTTGCAGGACATTGAGGCCTTGTGTTCCCGGGTCATCATGCTTGATGCAGGCAACATCATCTATGATGGGGGTCTGGATCATCTGAAGTCCCAATGGGGCAAAGAACGGGAAATCCGCTTCAAATTCGGTTCAGCGCACAACATTAGTCAGATGCAGGAATGGACTGCGGCATTGCCTGTACGTTGGACGGTTGAGAATGAATTGTCCGCATCCGTATGGATTCCGCTGGAACTGAACGTTTCGGATGTACTCGGACGTGTCGTTGGACAAGCTGATATTACCGATATTCAGATTATCGAGATCAACACGGATGAGATTGTGCGCAGTATATACCAATCCGGTTCCGCAGAGCGTCCCGAGATTGTGGGAGCAGGGAAAGAAGCGGTGGGTGTATCCTGAGATGAATAGTGCATTTATTGATTTTATGCGCATCCGTTTTCTAACGATGCTGGCATACCGGGTGAATTATTACTCCGGCATTTTGATATATACGCTGAATATCGGCGTGTATTACTTTACCTGGCAAGCCATTTACGGTAGCAGTGGTGAACTTGGCGGCTTCACGGCAGCGCAGATGACCACGTATATCGCCGTATCCTGGATGGCACGTGCTTTTTACTTTAACAACCTGGATCGGGAGATTGCCGCAGACATACGGGATGGCTCCATTGCGATTCAATTCATCAGGCCGATCAATTACGTTATGGTCAAAATGATGCAGGGTCTTGGCGAAGGCATTTTCCGTTTCCTGCTGCTCATGATTCCGGGGATGCTTATTGCCATTCTGTTGTTCCCGGTTGAATTGCCTACGGCGCCATCCGCTTGGATTGGCTTTCTCGTCATGCTGTTCTTCAGTTTCCTCATTAATTCCCAGATTAATGTGATAACGGGACTGGCGGCATTCTTTGTGGAAAACAATGAAGGCATGATGCGTATGAAACGCGTCGTGGTTGATTTGTTCTCCGGTCTAATCATCCCGATCAGCCTGTATCCAGGCTGGATGTCCGCGGTGATGAAGGTATTGCCTTTTCAGGCCATTACGTATCTGCCCGGTTCCGTGTTCACTGGAAGAGTGGAAGGTACCGCCATCTGGAGTGTACTCGGTATTCAGGTGTTCTGGTTTGCCGTGCTGCTGCTTCCGATGGTACTGATCTGGCGTAAGGCGCGCAAGCGTCTGTTCGTGCAAGGGGGATAACGGATATGTACTATATGGGTCTGATCTGGGAATATTTGAAGAACTACATGAAAACACGTCTTACGTACCGTGCCGACTTCTGGGTGGAGATCTTATCGGATCTGCTGTTCCAGGCGACCAACCTGATCTTTATCTTCGTGGTCTTCCGTCATACGGATAACCTGGGCGGCTGGAGTGAGAGTGAAGTACTCTTTGTGTATGGATATTTTATGGTGCCCTATGGCATCTTTAGTTGCTTTATTAATCTGTGGGGATTCAGTGAGCGGTACATCGTCAAAGGTGAGATGGATCGGATCCTGACACGCCCTGCACATAATCTGTTCCAGATCTTGCTTGAAAATGTAGACCCGCCTGCACTCGTGGGCTCGTTTATCGGCTTGATCATCATGATCTTTAGCGGAGCAGAGATGGGTCTGATGCTGGAATGGTGGCATATCCCTGCATTGATTATTTTGGCACTCAGCTCAGTCATGATCTATGCGGGTATCTATACCACACTGACTTCGTTGTCCTTTTACTCGGATGCGCCAACAGGTATTCTGCCGTTGATGTATAACATTCAAGGATACGGACGCTACCCGGTAACGATCTATAACCGTGCCATTCAGGTGCTGTTAACCTGGATCATTCCGTTTGCCTTCGTGGGGATCTATCCCGCAGCCTTGTTCTTGGAAAGGTCCGAGATGCATCGCATGGCGCTGCTTACACCTGTGATGGGATTGGTGTTTGGCTCCATGGGCTTGCTTCTGTGGAATTTTGGCGTGAAGCGGTATCGCGGAGCAGGTTCATAATAACGCCCTATAGCAATTCATGGGGGAGATTTAGGGAGGAACTGACATGACGTTAAATATAGGCGAATTGGCACCGGATTTTGAGCTTCCGTCCAGTACGCGAGAACCGGTAAAGCTTTCGGATTACCGCGGACAGCGGGTACTGCTTTATTTTTACCCCAAGGATATGACTTCGTCCTGTACGCAACAGGCTTGTGATTTCCGGGATCGACATGCTGAATTTGAAGGACTGAACACGGTCATTCTCGGAATCAGCACCGATCCGATGAAACAACATGACAAGTTTATTGCCAAATATGGACTTCCGTTCACTTTGTTATCGGATGAAGAGCACGTTGTAGCCGAGCAATACGGTGTATGGCAGCTGAAGAAAATGTATGGAAAAGAGTATATGGGGATGGTTCGCTCTACATTTCTGATTGATGAAGAGGGGACGTTGATCAAGGATTGGTCCAAAGTTCGGGTCAAAGGACATATTGAGGCGGCCCTTGAAGCGCTGAAGGCCATATAGGCTACCCAGGTAAAATATTTACCAATAATATAAAGGCTGTGCTCGCGGAAGTTGCCGTGAACACAGCCTTTTGCATATTCGGATTTTTCAATCAGAGGGAATTGTTTTGCTTCCTTTTGTTGGAACGAATGCGATGAACCAGCAGGAGGAACAGCGGGATAATGAAGCTGACGGTGATATCCCAGTCTACCCAAGCAGGCATGATCGTAGTGGTGTAGAAAATAACATTTGGAGCAATCAGGACACCGAGGGCGAATAATAACAGAGCCGAAGGCAGAATGAGAGGTTTATACGTCTTTAATCGAAATAATTGTGCTGTTCCCAGCACAAAGGCGAATAGATATAGCAGACTTTTGAAATAGGTAGATATTAACCAGGCGATGGCCATGAACGCTTCGATACGTTCGAAGAAATTACCTATATTAATTTTCTGCGAAAGGGCGTATGAGATATAGATGCTATGCTGCGTCAGTATAGGTCCCATCACCATGAGCGAAATGAGCAATAGCAAGCTTAACAGTAATCCTCCGAAGAAAGTAGCTAACAGAAAATCCCGCTTAAAATGAGGCCCTGAATTTACATATGGGAGAAACACGGAGAGAACGATAAGCTCGCCAAAGGAAGTAAATGCTGCGCGGATGATTGATTCCACAAGATGTATCCAGGGTGTGTTAAAGTACGGCTGCAGATTTGCGCTTTCAGCTTGAGGCATGAGTCCCAAATAGAGAGAAATAATAAACAACAAAACGACAGGGGTCAACAGTTCGGAGCTTAACCCAATAGTCCGAAAACCATGAATAAGCCCCCAGGCAAGGGTGCAAATGATCATCAGAATAATGACCCGAATTGGGGTCTTTAGATAAATTTGGGTAGTCAAGAAGTCACCGACCTCACGGACACATATGGATGCACCAATGGCAAAATAAAATAGATAAGCAATTGAAAGCACGGAACCAGCCCATGTCCCGAGTATTTTTTTGCAAATTTCAAAAAGACTCAACTGAGGATATGTTCGATGGAGTTTGTACAGAATCCACATGATACCAACACCGATCGGCAGACTAACTAGAGAACAAAACCATGCGTCCTGCTTGCCTACTGCGGTAACGAGTGAAGGATAGATGAGAACCATATCTCCAACCATGACCAGGAAAGTGAGCAGGGTGAACTGCCGAATCGTGAGTTTTTCTTTCATCAACATGTTCTATACTCCTTCCCGTGGATTAATACTTTAGCATCTTTCAAAATTATCCTTCCGTTGTTGGTTGGGGTTGTGAATTGGATTTTCTGCGCGACTTCACTAAGGTTATTAGAACCAGCATACCCGGCAGTATGATACCTAACGTGGTATCCCAATCTACCCAGTACGGAACGATGGTGATGATGATAAACGTCAGACTAGGCGCTATGAGATTGGCCATTCCATATACGAGCATGGTCGATGGCAGAATGAGCATCTTGAACTGCTTTAGCTTGAAGAGTTCTGCACATCCAACAATAAAGGCATACAAGTAGATCATTGCTTTGAAATAGGTGGAGATGAGCCACGAGCAAGCCATGATCACCTCGATTCGCTCAAAGAATCCGCCAATGCTAATCTTCTGAGACAAAATAAAGGAAGCGTATATATTGTGTTGGGTAAGAAAAGGTCCGAGTACGAGCATGGATATCGTAACCAGAACAGCAAGGATCAGGTTGCCCAGCCCCGCAGAAATAATGATGTCACGCATACGATGGCGGCTTCTTGCAACGTAGGGCAGGATCATCAAAATGGGAATGGTTTCGCCGATGGGGTATATGATACTCACCAGAATACCCTGAGCTATGGATACAACGCCCGTATCTGTTACGGGCTCCAGATTACTGGTGTCCACCTGTGGCAGAAGACAGAAGGCGAGTACCACGATGAACAATATAGCGATGGGCATGAGCAGTTCACTAGTTCTCGCGATGGTCTCCAAGCCATGGTATACACCCCATCCGATAGCAATAACAAACATGAGAATGATGACACGTATAGGCGTATACTGAAAAATTTGGGAGGTCATGAAATCACCAACCTCCCGGGTATGTGTGGATGTACCAATCAAGAAGAAGAACAGGTAGAAGCATGAAAAAAGGGTGCCAGGCCAAAAACCCAAAGTACTTCGGGCAATCTGCACCAGATTTTTCCCCGGATGCATACTGGCCAATTTCATAATCAGGGCCATGAGAGCCATCCCGAGTGGGACACCAATAAGGGCACATATCCAAGCATCTTGCTTGGCATAGGACGTGATGACGGAGGGGTAGATCAGCATCATATCTCCAACCACTAACATAAATGTTAGGGTGGATAATTGTCTTATTCCGATCTGTCCCTTTTCAAGCATGATGTACCCTCCTCCCTCTTCTAAGTTCCAGTCAAACGTGCTAATAAATGGTTCACAGGCTCATAGATCCACATAATGATATAGAGTGGGCTGGGGAATTCCCACAAATTGGACGCTATGACACCGAAGACTGTAGCCGTAAGAAGCATTGCACTATATACGGCGGTTTCTCTCCACTCCTTCCGGCGAATGAGACCAGGCAGATCAACCCAGCCAATAATCACTGCTACGATGATAACCGCGAGTGTAAGCAACACTTCTCTCACTCCTTCATTTCATTCTTGAATGAATCGTCCAGTGTACCCACACGTTTAATCTGCACAGTGGCTTTGTATTCGATATCCAGATCTTCAAAATGTTTGTCCCAGTCACTTTCCATCGTTTTGAATAGTTTGGGGTCAGCATGGTACACTTCCTG belongs to Paenibacillus sp. FSL H8-0079 and includes:
- a CDS encoding spore germination protein, with protein sequence MEHTRINLESHEALLISLQQMFQPCADVVVQSYSVGNHHPIVPVIMLYCEGLTDIQQINKFIVPRLEQTEITANIPLPSELRLALNPIQDITDIPNINHLLFSGQLILFFGKGDAAYSMDIASIPGRSPEESAIETSVKGPRDGFTEELSTNIALIRKRMKTDSMCYEKFVKGKRTQTSIALLYIDDIINPDILSEARKNLDQIDIDGVIGTSLMERSIMGEMKSIFPLTDSTERPDYVVDSLLNGRFAVLFDGSPIATIAPTTLFNQLKSPEDESTPFFIVTFERILRIAGLFIACFFPAFYIGLTSFNVEQIPLPLLATIAGTRIGLPMPVTLEAFLMIFMFELFNEAGRRLPRALGQTVSVVGGLIIGDAAIRAGITSPTIIVTVAISVISSYILVNSVLSGVTSQIRIYMLLASSVLGLYGFMIGLFALIVHLVSLECYGVSYLSPVSPFIRGDFSHSVSMLPSTRRKKRPTALHTQDSTRRGGDS
- a CDS encoding endospore germination permease; the encoded protein is MKPTKPSFLQALMLIMLTMGLISHVLIIPALLATAKRDAWISILVSAGPFLLFTLMLAYVSRQLQHQTLNNWLTTHLGKPIGMLFRIGNSLFFLSVIYFTLFDTTTWAKTNYLPDTPVIATSIALMAVCGYTAYKGMRSLAFTAGLLLPVVVLLGFYVAIVNIQYKDYSRLLPVLEHGWTPVFEGTLYSLAGMFELLFIWFIQPHLSSRIRLWQYLLLAFIMIGLTLGPLIGAIVEFDPFEAAKMRYPAYEEWRIASLGKYIAQTDFFSIYQWLAGSFTRISLAMYIVVEIWNIKTAIRRQAACGALTVLFIMMMLYPMDDITFELMLVHYIFPLNVLYLGSLGVIATVVAWFSSRSQRRKHHGAHTD
- a CDS encoding DMT family transporter, which translates into the protein MNTTHTRGYAYIAAILYAAIIGLSFLFVKMTVTVAHPIDVLAHRFALSLIVVSIPVIFGWIKIRLSLRDLWRIIPLGLLSPVLFFAFQAFGLVSSNSSEAGIIQAMAPVFTLVLASVFLKERTSTMQKLFLLLSVAGVVFIFMMQGSVMSVGNLKGIALLLLSTVCFAGYGVLARPLAQKYKPMELTWVTLMVGCIVFNAASLIRHASSGSMMDYIKPLGDASYLGALAYLAILSTMISTLLASYALTHLEASQMSVFSNLSTLISIVGGAWILNEPVSGYHFIGALLIIAGVLGTNMSGRKHRLVNGIKA
- a CDS encoding PLP-dependent aminotransferase family protein: MGALRKYEVIAEALKRWIQEQMQQQDRRQWADKGIRLPAVRVVAEQYQCSVSTAIRAYEWLEQRHLVYAIPQSGYYAVQNGTGARDMDWQGALDFASAAPDPRVFPYADFRHCVDQAMEKKQAELFMYGTDQGLPSLILLLQKQFADYQVFARTEQFFITSGVQQALAVLALMPFPNGKRKVLVELPTYHNMPSLLSGLNVPIAGVRRALDGLDWASLERQFAEGDIKFFYVMPRFHNPIGTSLTVAEKKRLIRLAQRYDVYLVEDDYLADLEDNTKQDPLWSYDTEGRVIYLKSYSKILFPGLRIGVAVLPAPLIQSFGAYKKMIDIDTSVLSQAALEIYVHSGMFAHHRKVIRNRYATRMNTVHEQLDSYPDFAPFMEAPRTGGEHTILPLAGDMPLRVLVSRLKKRGVIVDTTERYYPEGTYQANQDQMLRLNISNVPKQRIEEGIQKIREEILKLQIRQR